The Ensifer adhaerens genome contains a region encoding:
- the parC gene encoding DNA topoisomerase IV subunit A, whose product MGQSLNPPSGGDDHIQPVDLKAALEERYLAYALSTIMHRALPDVRDGLKPVHRRIVHAMSEMGLRPNSSFKKCARIVGDVMGKFHPHGDASIYDALVRLSQEFAIRYPLVDGQGNFGNIDGDNAAAMRYTEAKMTDVCSLLLEGIDQDAVDFRPTYNEEDQEPTVLPGAFPNLLANGATGIAVGMATSIPPHNAHELCDAALHLIRHPDATVEDLLYDPANPQKGGIEGPDFPTGGVIVEGRESMAESYRTGRGGFRVRARWAQEDLGRGGYQIVVTEIPYQVQKSRLIEKIAELLVARKLPLLEDIRDESAEDIRIVLVPKTRSVDAGILMESLFKLTELESRIPLNMNVLSLGRVPRVMALNEVLSEWLAHRREVLQRRSRHRLAAIDRRLEILGGYLVAYLNIDEVIRIIREEDEPKTVMMERFSLTDLQAESILNMRLRSLRKLEEFEIRTEFDALSKEKAEIEALLASDEKQWQTVAWEIGEVKKKFAKATEIGKRRSTFADAPEADVEAIQQAMIEKEPITVVISEKGWIRALKGHISDTSSLQFKEGDALKVAFPAQTTDKILVFTTGGKVYTLGGDKLPGGRGHGEPLRIIVDMETDQDVLTAFVHDPARKLIVASVAGNGFVVTESDIVANTRKGKQVMNVSASDEAKLVVPVKGDHVAVVGENRKLVVFPLVQIPEMARGKGVRLQRYKDGGISDIRCFTIADGLVWEDSAGRVFTKTKDELIEWQGDRASAGRVVPKGFPRSGKFSG is encoded by the coding sequence ATGGGACAAAGCCTCAATCCCCCGTCAGGCGGGGACGATCACATTCAGCCGGTTGACCTCAAGGCGGCGCTGGAAGAGCGTTACCTCGCCTATGCCTTGTCGACCATCATGCACCGCGCACTTCCGGACGTCCGAGACGGGCTGAAGCCCGTGCATCGTCGTATCGTGCATGCGATGAGCGAGATGGGGCTGCGCCCCAACTCCTCGTTCAAGAAATGCGCGCGTATCGTCGGCGACGTGATGGGTAAGTTCCACCCGCACGGCGACGCCTCGATCTACGACGCGCTGGTGCGCCTGTCGCAGGAATTCGCGATCCGCTATCCGCTGGTCGACGGCCAGGGCAACTTCGGCAACATCGACGGCGATAACGCCGCGGCGATGCGCTACACCGAAGCGAAGATGACGGACGTCTGCTCGCTGCTCCTGGAAGGCATCGACCAGGACGCGGTGGATTTCCGCCCGACCTACAACGAGGAAGACCAGGAGCCGACCGTGCTCCCCGGCGCTTTCCCGAACCTGCTCGCAAACGGCGCGACCGGCATCGCCGTCGGCATGGCCACCTCGATCCCGCCGCACAACGCGCATGAACTTTGCGACGCGGCGCTGCATCTCATCCGCCATCCCGACGCGACCGTCGAGGATCTGCTTTACGATCCGGCCAACCCGCAAAAGGGCGGCATCGAAGGGCCCGACTTCCCGACTGGCGGCGTGATCGTCGAAGGCCGGGAAAGCATGGCCGAATCCTACCGCACCGGCCGCGGCGGTTTCCGTGTTCGTGCCCGCTGGGCGCAGGAAGACCTTGGGCGCGGCGGCTACCAGATCGTCGTCACCGAAATCCCCTATCAGGTGCAGAAGTCCCGCCTGATCGAAAAGATTGCCGAGCTCCTGGTCGCCCGCAAACTGCCGCTGCTCGAAGACATCCGCGACGAATCGGCCGAAGACATCCGCATCGTCCTCGTGCCGAAGACCCGTTCGGTCGATGCCGGCATCCTGATGGAATCGCTGTTCAAGCTGACCGAGCTCGAAAGTCGCATTCCGCTTAACATGAATGTGCTGTCGCTCGGACGCGTGCCGCGGGTCATGGCGCTGAACGAAGTGCTGTCGGAATGGCTGGCGCATCGCCGCGAAGTGCTGCAGCGCCGATCGCGCCACCGGCTGGCCGCAATCGACCGCCGGCTCGAAATCCTCGGCGGCTACCTCGTCGCCTATCTGAACATCGACGAAGTCATTCGCATCATCCGCGAAGAGGATGAGCCGAAGACGGTGATGATGGAGCGGTTCTCGCTCACCGATCTCCAGGCCGAGTCGATCCTCAACATGCGCCTGCGCTCCTTGCGCAAGCTCGAGGAATTCGAGATCCGCACCGAGTTCGATGCGCTCTCGAAGGAGAAGGCCGAGATCGAGGCGTTGCTCGCCTCCGACGAAAAGCAATGGCAGACCGTCGCCTGGGAAATCGGCGAAGTCAAAAAGAAGTTTGCCAAGGCGACCGAGATCGGCAAGCGCCGCAGCACCTTTGCCGATGCGCCGGAAGCCGACGTAGAGGCGATCCAGCAGGCGATGATCGAGAAGGAACCGATCACCGTCGTCATCTCTGAGAAGGGCTGGATCCGCGCGCTGAAGGGCCACATCTCCGACACGTCTTCGCTCCAGTTTAAGGAGGGTGACGCGCTGAAGGTGGCGTTCCCGGCGCAGACGACCGACAAGATCCTCGTCTTCACGACAGGCGGCAAGGTCTATACGCTCGGCGGCGACAAGCTGCCCGGCGGTCGCGGCCATGGCGAGCCGCTGCGCATCATCGTCGACATGGAGACCGATCAGGACGTCCTGACGGCCTTCGTTCACGACCCGGCGCGCAAGCTCATCGTCGCCTCGGTCGCCGGCAACGGCTTCGTCGTCACCGAAAGTGATATCGTCGCCAATACCCGCAAGGGCAAGCAGGTGATGAACGTCTCGGCCAGCGACGAAGCGAAGCTGGTCGTTCCGGTCAAGGGCGATCACGTGGCCGTCGTCGGCGAAAACCGCAAGCTGGTCGTCTTCCCGCTCGTTCAGATCCCCGAGATGGCACGCGGCAAGGGCGTGCGGCTGCAGCGTTACAAGGATGGCGGCATCTCCGACATTCGCTGCTTCACGATCGCCGACGGTCTCGTCTGGGAAGACAGCGCCGGCCGGGTCTTTACCAAGACCAAGGACGAACTGATCGAATGGCAGGGCGACCGCGCTTCTGCCGGCCGCGTCGTTCCGAAGGGCTTCCCGCGCAGCGGCAAGTTCAGCGGCTGA
- a CDS encoding lysophospholipid acyltransferase family protein yields the protein MAPDDPHAAQPIGKRRAWIFAEESAPRLADALAGGDRARAFRRYWITDNIWNVANIAAHFGMKLLPMDACSRLGAALGLFMVPRFHKVATRRARETIEQLRPDLDAPQREALFLENCRAQGRLMTEFSVVNRLQQRPERLKTEGLAPIREAANRGPVILVGLHLGNWEVGTIAFRKLGLQPHAFYVPPKGRAKAWIAGRVRSKAGLQFLPPGMDGIRPALKVLKGGGVVSIFCDEGFGGMIRGPFFGRRPHQEGNIAIAIRLARMTGATICPWYGLRTDDFRFECTALPPIRLPAEERPNARLLDDMQLLNDTIEPVVRAHLDQWYFLDNALRPQ from the coding sequence ATGGCGCCGGATGATCCGCACGCGGCGCAGCCGATCGGCAAGCGCAGGGCCTGGATCTTCGCCGAGGAAAGCGCCCCGCGGCTCGCCGATGCACTGGCGGGTGGCGACAGGGCGCGGGCCTTCCGGCGCTATTGGATCACCGACAACATTTGGAACGTCGCCAACATCGCCGCCCATTTCGGCATGAAGCTTCTGCCGATGGACGCCTGCTCCAGGCTCGGGGCGGCGCTCGGTCTCTTCATGGTTCCGCGCTTCCACAAGGTGGCAACCCGCCGCGCCCGTGAAACCATCGAACAGTTGCGGCCGGACCTTGACGCCCCGCAACGCGAGGCACTGTTTCTCGAAAACTGTCGCGCTCAGGGACGGTTGATGACGGAGTTCTCCGTCGTCAACCGATTGCAGCAGCGGCCGGAGCGGCTGAAGACCGAGGGCCTTGCACCCATCCGTGAGGCGGCAAACCGCGGCCCAGTCATTCTCGTCGGCCTGCATCTCGGCAACTGGGAAGTGGGCACGATCGCATTCCGCAAGCTCGGCCTCCAGCCGCATGCCTTCTATGTGCCGCCCAAGGGCCGGGCCAAGGCGTGGATCGCCGGTCGGGTGCGCAGCAAGGCTGGCTTGCAGTTTCTGCCTCCGGGAATGGACGGGATCCGGCCGGCACTGAAGGTTCTGAAAGGCGGCGGCGTTGTCAGCATCTTCTGCGACGAGGGGTTCGGCGGCATGATCCGCGGGCCGTTCTTCGGCCGCCGGCCGCATCAGGAAGGCAACATCGCCATCGCCATACGGCTGGCGCGCATGACGGGCGCTACGATCTGCCCCTGGTACGGCCTTCGCACCGACGACTTCCGCTTCGAATGCACGGCCTTGCCGCCGATACGTTTGCCGGCGGAGGAGCGCCCCAATGCCCGGCTGCTGGATGACATGCAGTTGCTGAACGACACGATCGAGCCGGTCGTCCGCGCCCATCTCGACCAATGGTATTTCCTCGATAACGCGCTACGGCCGCAGTGA
- the hemB gene encoding porphobilinogen synthase, giving the protein MNDRTNLVDRVTGHRRMRRNRKADWTRRLVQENRLTVDDLIWPIFIVPGENIIQPIDAMPGVNRMSIDKAVEAVKEAAGLGIPAIATFPNIDLSLRDDTGSNSLAADNLINQATRAFKKAVPEIGIITDVALDPFTSHGHDGILRNGEIVNDETVETIARAAVAQADAGSDIIAPSDMMDGRIGAIRQALDAHGHQNVGIMSYATKFASGFYGPYREAIGTGGLLKGDKKTYYIDPANGTEAIRDAALDVEEGADMLMVKPGLPYLDICWRMKEAFGLPVFAYQVSGEYSQVKAAAANGWIDGEKVMLETLLAFKRAGCDGILSYFAVEVARILAKGR; this is encoded by the coding sequence ATGAACGACAGGACAAATCTTGTGGACAGGGTCACCGGCCATCGCCGCATGCGCCGCAACCGCAAGGCCGACTGGACGCGCCGGCTGGTGCAGGAAAACCGCCTGACCGTCGACGACCTGATCTGGCCGATCTTCATCGTGCCGGGCGAGAACATCATCCAGCCGATCGACGCGATGCCGGGCGTCAACCGCATGAGCATCGACAAGGCCGTGGAAGCGGTAAAGGAAGCGGCCGGTCTCGGCATCCCGGCGATCGCCACCTTCCCCAACATCGACCTGTCGCTGCGCGACGATACCGGCTCCAACAGTCTTGCGGCCGACAACCTGATCAACCAGGCGACGCGCGCCTTCAAGAAAGCCGTGCCTGAGATCGGCATCATCACCGACGTCGCGCTCGACCCCTTCACCAGCCACGGCCATGACGGCATCCTGCGCAATGGCGAGATCGTCAACGACGAGACGGTCGAGACGATCGCAAGGGCGGCCGTCGCCCAGGCGGACGCCGGCTCCGATATCATCGCCCCCTCCGACATGATGGACGGACGCATCGGCGCCATCCGCCAGGCGCTCGACGCTCACGGCCACCAGAATGTCGGCATCATGTCCTATGCGACGAAGTTCGCCTCCGGCTTCTACGGTCCCTATCGCGAGGCGATCGGCACCGGCGGCCTTTTGAAGGGCGACAAGAAGACCTATTACATCGACCCGGCCAACGGCACCGAAGCGATCCGCGACGCAGCCCTCGACGTCGAGGAAGGCGCCGACATGCTGATGGTGAAGCCAGGCCTTCCCTATCTCGACATCTGCTGGCGGATGAAGGAAGCCTTCGGCCTGCCGGTCTTTGCCTACCAGGTGTCCGGCGAGTATTCGCAGGTGAAGGCGGCGGCTGCCAACGGCTGGATCGATGGCGAGAAGGTGATGCTCGAAACGCTGCTCGCCTTCAAGCGCGCCGGCTGCGACGGCATCCTCAGCTACTTCGCGGTCGAAGTGGCCCGCATTCTCGCCAAAGGCCGCTGA
- a CDS encoding DUF6163 family protein: MLHDSAHVPKPSLTEILFGLFLRLVSASCIWFALNYWAMLIGFSHGGAGRFDLLTPEWRAAATALAVIYPVAALGLWLLVSWGPVVWVVAAAIEIVMYEFYPASFGGRPLLVVLHAAVAVTFVLFRAAIFYQRWRLARQVRVDSP; the protein is encoded by the coding sequence ATGCTTCATGATTCTGCCCATGTGCCGAAACCGTCGCTGACCGAGATCCTCTTCGGTCTCTTTCTGCGTCTGGTCTCCGCCTCATGCATCTGGTTCGCGCTGAACTACTGGGCCATGCTGATCGGCTTTTCCCATGGCGGCGCCGGACGCTTCGATCTCCTGACGCCGGAGTGGCGGGCGGCCGCAACCGCACTTGCCGTCATCTATCCGGTCGCCGCCCTCGGCCTGTGGCTGCTGGTCTCCTGGGGGCCGGTCGTCTGGGTGGTTGCGGCAGCCATCGAGATCGTGATGTACGAGTTCTATCCGGCCAGTTTCGGCGGCCGTCCGCTGCTGGTCGTGCTGCATGCGGCGGTTGCCGTTACCTTCGTTCTTTTCCGCGCGGCGATCTTCTACCAGCGCTGGCGGCTCGCCAGGCAGGTAAGGGTTGATTCACCCTGA
- a CDS encoding cytochrome P450, with translation MRLLLQARTDFLSIWRASDYTETISQTRILGRQIIVVNSPDLIRQVVVKRHENFERKSPQMRRALEFLLGDGLFISDGDTWKQRRPLVADIVHAKRVPSFGPVMENTTSELVERWNRMPDGAEVNALHEMAGLTAEIIARSVFGNQLGDGSAAAVTEGFTSYQSLVDSINIGYFLGFDDGLPVLRTPSLRRSVKRIHATIDKVVEDHLAGRGDHNSMVELLIRRQQRNPELKLDLVALRNEAATIFMAGHETTAATLTWTWYLLSKAGWVEKAVHDEIARVCGDRTPTIDDVPQLEWCRAVIEETLRLYPPVPILARQTREADMIGDVAAEPGSLVLIVPWLLHRTESLFQDPHHFHPERFTEGRRPTPYSFIPFASGPRVCPGLHFGLTEAILCLAIIAQRYRVRVSQRHAVEPICRLTLRPKNGLPVTLHKREAPSHGAG, from the coding sequence TTGCGGCTGCTGCTCCAGGCGCGAACGGATTTCCTGTCGATCTGGCGGGCGAGCGACTATACCGAAACGATCTCGCAGACCCGGATCCTTGGGCGGCAGATCATCGTCGTCAACTCGCCCGACCTGATCCGGCAGGTCGTCGTCAAGCGTCACGAAAACTTCGAGCGCAAGAGCCCGCAGATGCGCCGGGCACTCGAATTCCTGCTGGGCGACGGGCTGTTTATTTCGGACGGGGACACCTGGAAGCAACGCCGGCCGCTGGTGGCGGACATCGTCCACGCCAAGCGGGTCCCCTCTTTCGGGCCCGTCATGGAAAATACGACCAGCGAACTGGTCGAGCGCTGGAACCGCATGCCCGATGGCGCCGAGGTCAACGCGTTGCACGAAATGGCGGGGCTGACCGCCGAAATCATCGCGCGCAGCGTCTTCGGCAACCAGCTCGGCGACGGTAGCGCGGCGGCGGTGACCGAGGGCTTCACCAGCTACCAGTCGCTGGTCGATTCCATCAACATCGGTTACTTCCTCGGCTTTGACGACGGCCTGCCGGTGCTGCGCACGCCGAGCCTGCGTCGTTCGGTCAAGCGCATCCACGCAACCATCGACAAGGTGGTTGAGGATCACCTTGCCGGACGCGGCGACCACAATTCGATGGTCGAGCTGCTGATCCGGCGCCAGCAACGAAACCCGGAACTGAAACTCGACCTCGTCGCCTTGCGCAACGAGGCCGCGACCATCTTCATGGCCGGGCACGAGACGACGGCGGCGACGCTGACCTGGACCTGGTATCTGCTTTCGAAGGCAGGCTGGGTCGAGAAGGCCGTTCACGACGAAATCGCCAGGGTCTGCGGCGACCGGACACCGACGATCGACGACGTGCCTCAGCTCGAATGGTGCCGGGCAGTTATCGAGGAGACGCTTCGCCTCTATCCACCGGTTCCGATCCTGGCGCGGCAGACCCGCGAGGCGGATATGATCGGCGACGTTGCCGCAGAGCCGGGCTCGCTCGTGCTGATCGTGCCGTGGCTCCTTCACCGGACTGAAAGCCTCTTCCAGGATCCACACCACTTCCATCCGGAACGGTTCACCGAAGGCCGGCGCCCGACGCCCTACAGCTTCATCCCCTTTGCCAGCGGACCGCGCGTCTGCCCCGGCCTGCATTTCGGGCTGACCGAAGCGATCCTGTGCCTGGCGATCATCGCGCAGCGCTACCGGGTTCGTGTGAGCCAGCGCCACGCGGTCGAACCGATCTGCCGCCTGACCCTCAGGCCGAAGAATGGCCTGCCGGTCACCTTGCACAAGCGAGAGGCCCCGTCGCATGGCGCCGGATGA
- a CDS encoding DMT family transporter, producing the protein MSSSSDAAMHRRGLAITGLGGLALSFDIPLIRSAGGDVWSLLAVRSLSTFVIALGAWFVLNRVLGREISLLPGKTGLLVGVFYGINSCTFLLAVFNTSTANVVFILAFTSMFAAILSWIFLKERPSNATLVTMLVMVLGVGLIVQDGLESGHLFGDAMAASSAFLLASAITISRASKRDMALVPLVTAIFPAAVALLMLPAGGFTIAAPGYILFNGLVMIPLAFFCLATGPRYLSAPEVGMFYLLETILAPIWVWMVFAETPTTQTLIGGSILVFALIGHSLWQLRSRSLRAAVACAE; encoded by the coding sequence TTGAGTTCATCTTCCGATGCCGCGATGCACCGGCGCGGCCTTGCCATCACCGGCCTCGGCGGCCTTGCCCTCTCCTTCGACATTCCGCTCATCCGATCCGCCGGCGGCGACGTCTGGTCGCTGCTCGCCGTGCGCAGCCTGTCGACTTTCGTGATCGCGCTCGGCGCCTGGTTCGTACTCAACCGGGTGCTCGGCCGGGAGATTTCGCTGCTGCCGGGCAAGACCGGCCTTTTGGTCGGCGTCTTCTACGGAATCAATTCCTGCACGTTCCTGCTCGCCGTCTTCAACACCTCGACGGCGAATGTGGTCTTCATCCTCGCCTTCACCTCGATGTTTGCCGCCATCCTCTCCTGGATCTTTCTGAAGGAGAGACCATCGAACGCGACGCTCGTGACCATGCTGGTCATGGTGCTCGGCGTCGGGCTGATCGTCCAGGACGGACTGGAAAGCGGTCACCTCTTCGGCGACGCCATGGCGGCATCCTCCGCCTTTCTGCTGGCAAGCGCGATTACGATCAGCCGTGCGAGCAAGCGCGACATGGCGCTGGTGCCGCTGGTGACGGCGATCTTCCCGGCGGCCGTCGCTCTCCTGATGCTGCCGGCAGGCGGCTTCACGATCGCCGCCCCCGGCTACATCCTCTTCAACGGCCTGGTGATGATCCCGCTCGCCTTCTTCTGCCTTGCGACCGGGCCGCGTTATCTCTCAGCCCCGGAAGTGGGCATGTTCTATCTGCTAGAGACTATTCTCGCGCCGATCTGGGTCTGGATGGTCTTCGCTGAAACGCCGACAACGCAGACGCTGATCGGCGGCTCGATTCTCGTCTTCGCGCTGATCGGCCATTCGCTTTGGCAGTTGCGCAGCCGCTCGCTGAGAGCGGCCGTTGCCTGCGCCGAGTAA
- the ldtR gene encoding transcriptional regulator LdtR yields the protein MNTKMKPQAVQPRDPQEETIRGLYMESLHLVERLHRRLLDVIKDEFDREGRSDVNAVQALLLFNIGNSELTAGELRSRGYYLGSNVSYNVKKLVDLGLINHQRSRVDRRSVRISLTEDGQEIAETVAKLYERHVGSIQKVGGIGSDEFTQMNKLLQRLDRFWNDSIMYRL from the coding sequence ATGAACACCAAGATGAAGCCGCAGGCAGTTCAGCCCCGAGACCCCCAGGAAGAAACCATCCGCGGTCTCTATATGGAATCCCTTCACCTCGTCGAGCGTCTGCACCGCCGCCTGCTCGACGTCATCAAGGACGAGTTCGACCGCGAAGGTCGCAGCGACGTCAACGCCGTTCAGGCCCTGTTGCTCTTCAACATCGGCAACTCGGAACTGACCGCCGGCGAACTTCGCTCCCGCGGCTACTACCTCGGCTCGAACGTCTCCTACAACGTCAAGAAGCTCGTCGATCTCGGCCTGATCAACCACCAGCGCTCCCGCGTCGACCGCCGCTCGGTCCGCATCAGCCTGACGGAAGACGGCCAGGAAATCGCCGAAACCGTTGCCAAGCTCTACGAGCGCCACGTCGGCTCGATCCAGAAGGTCGGCGGTATCGGCTCGGACGAGTTCACCCAGATGAATAAGCTCCTGCAGCGCCTCGATCGCTTCTGGAACGACTCGATCATGTATCGCCTGTAA
- a CDS encoding arginyltransferase yields the protein MNTQTAPSPQFYLTAPAACPYLPNEMERKVFTHMVGERAPELNDLLTQGGFRRSQNIAYRPACETCRACISVRILANEFKPTRSMRRVLAANHDVISAEYPAEPSSEQYNLFRRYLDRRHQKGGMSDMSVLDYAMMVEDTHVHTKIIEYRLRVEGDGVSEKARGPLIAAALTDRMGDGLSMVYSFFDPTQEERSLGTFMILDHIRRARERGLPHVYLGYWVKGSRKMGYKTKFLPQEHLMARGWERYEGGDTTLEAAPTKTG from the coding sequence ATGAACACACAGACCGCACCGTCTCCGCAATTTTATCTGACTGCGCCGGCAGCCTGCCCTTATCTGCCGAACGAGATGGAGCGGAAGGTTTTCACCCACATGGTGGGCGAGCGCGCGCCCGAGCTCAATGATCTCCTGACGCAAGGCGGCTTCCGACGCTCGCAGAACATCGCCTATCGCCCGGCTTGCGAGACCTGCCGCGCCTGTATTTCGGTGCGCATCCTCGCCAACGAGTTCAAGCCCACCCGTTCCATGCGCCGGGTGCTTGCCGCCAATCACGACGTGATCTCGGCGGAATATCCGGCCGAGCCGTCGAGCGAGCAGTACAACCTCTTCCGCCGATACCTCGACCGACGCCACCAGAAGGGCGGCATGTCGGACATGTCGGTGCTCGACTATGCGATGATGGTCGAGGACACCCATGTGCACACCAAGATCATCGAATATCGCCTGAGGGTCGAAGGCGACGGCGTCAGCGAGAAGGCACGCGGGCCGCTGATCGCTGCGGCGCTCACCGACCGCATGGGCGACGGACTGTCGATGGTCTACTCCTTCTTCGACCCGACGCAGGAAGAGCGGTCGCTCGGCACCTTCATGATTCTCGATCACATTCGCCGCGCCCGGGAGCGCGGCCTTCCCCACGTCTATCTCGGCTACTGGGTGAAAGGCTCGCGCAAGATGGGGTATAAAACAAAGTTTTTGCCGCAAGAGCACCTCATGGCCCGTGGCTGGGAGCGCTATGAAGGCGGAGACACCACCCTGGAAGCCGCTCCTACGAAAACGGGTTAG
- the groL gene encoding chaperonin GroEL (60 kDa chaperone family; promotes refolding of misfolded polypeptides especially under stressful conditions; forms two stacked rings of heptamers to form a barrel-shaped 14mer; ends can be capped by GroES; misfolded proteins enter the barrel where they are refolded when GroES binds), which produces MAAKEVRFSSDARDRMLRGVDILADAVKVTLGPKGRNVVIERAFGAPRITKDGVSVAKEIELDDKFENMGAQMLREVASRTSDVAGDGTTTATVLAQAIVKEGVKAIASGMNPMDLKRGIDLAVDAIVAKLKTHARKISNNEEIAQVGTISANGDAEIGSYLARAMERVGNEGVITVEEAKTAEIELEIVEGMQFDRGYLSPYFVTDQEKMRVEFEDPYILIHEKKLSNLQAMIPILEAVIQASRPLLIIAEDVEGEALATLVVNKLRGGLKIAAVKAPGFGDRRKAMLEDIAILTGGTVISEDLGIKLENVTLANLGRAKRVMVEKEDTTIVDGAGTKADIDGRVGQIKAQIEETTSDYDREKLQERLAKLAGGVAVIRVGGSTEVEVKEKKDRVDDALHATRAAVEEGILPGGGVALLRVVHALDGLKPENEDQRVGVEIVRRALEAPVRQIAENAGAEGSVIVGKLREMSDFAQGWNAQTGEYGDLYRMGVIDPAKVVRAALQDAASVAGLLVTTEAMVAEKPKKNVPTPPPGPGMDF; this is translated from the coding sequence ATGGCTGCCAAGGAAGTCAGGTTCAGTAGCGATGCCCGCGATCGGATGTTGCGCGGCGTCGACATTCTCGCCGATGCGGTCAAGGTCACGCTCGGCCCGAAGGGACGCAACGTCGTCATCGAACGCGCCTTCGGCGCGCCGCGCATCACCAAGGACGGCGTGTCGGTCGCCAAGGAAATCGAGCTCGACGACAAGTTCGAGAACATGGGCGCGCAGATGCTGCGGGAGGTCGCGTCGCGCACCAGCGACGTGGCCGGCGACGGCACAACGACGGCCACCGTGCTCGCACAGGCCATCGTCAAGGAGGGCGTCAAGGCGATCGCGTCCGGCATGAACCCGATGGATCTGAAACGCGGCATCGATCTCGCCGTCGACGCGATCGTCGCGAAACTGAAGACCCATGCGCGCAAGATTTCAAACAATGAGGAGATCGCGCAGGTGGGCACGATCTCGGCCAACGGCGACGCCGAAATCGGAAGCTATCTGGCAAGGGCCATGGAGCGTGTCGGCAACGAAGGCGTGATTACGGTCGAGGAGGCGAAGACGGCCGAAATCGAGCTGGAGATCGTCGAAGGCATGCAATTCGACCGCGGCTATCTCTCCCCCTATTTCGTCACCGACCAGGAGAAGATGCGGGTTGAATTCGAAGACCCCTACATCCTCATTCACGAAAAGAAGCTTTCCAACCTGCAGGCGATGATCCCGATTCTCGAAGCAGTGATCCAGGCAAGCCGGCCGCTGTTGATCATCGCCGAGGATGTGGAAGGCGAAGCGCTGGCGACGCTGGTCGTCAACAAGCTGCGCGGCGGGCTGAAGATCGCCGCCGTCAAGGCGCCGGGCTTCGGCGACCGGCGCAAGGCGATGCTCGAGGACATCGCCATCCTGACGGGCGGGACCGTCATCTCCGAAGATCTCGGCATCAAGCTTGAAAACGTGACGCTCGCCAATCTCGGGCGGGCCAAGCGGGTGATGGTCGAGAAGGAGGACACCACCATCGTCGATGGCGCCGGCACCAAGGCGGACATCGACGGGCGCGTCGGCCAGATCAAGGCGCAGATCGAGGAAACGACCTCCGACTACGATCGCGAGAAGCTGCAGGAACGGCTGGCCAAGCTTGCCGGCGGCGTCGCGGTGATCCGGGTGGGCGGCTCGACGGAAGTGGAAGTGAAGGAGAAGAAGGACCGGGTCGACGATGCGCTGCATGCGACGCGGGCCGCGGTGGAGGAAGGCATTCTGCCTGGCGGCGGCGTCGCGCTGCTCCGCGTCGTCCACGCGCTCGATGGGCTCAAGCCCGAAAATGAAGACCAACGCGTCGGCGTCGAGATCGTCCGGCGGGCGCTGGAGGCGCCGGTGCGCCAGATCGCCGAAAACGCCGGCGCCGAAGGCTCGGTCATCGTCGGCAAACTTCGGGAGATGAGCGACTTCGCCCAGGGTTGGAACGCGCAGACCGGTGAATATGGCGATCTCTACCGCATGGGCGTCATCGATCCGGCGAAAGTCGTGCGGGCGGCGCTGCAGGATGCGGCGTCGGTCGCCGGCCTGCTTGTGACCACCGAAGCGATGGTCGCCGAAAAACCGAAGAAGAACGTACCCACGCCACCGCCCGGCCCGGGCATGGATTTCTGA
- a CDS encoding RDD family protein: MTMHNEELRLPSNDWRAYQGVLSRRVFAFLLDYAIIALLWIPAAVVVFFLGILTLGLGFMLYPALFAIVAMLYFGLTVGGREQASPGMRLMGLAIARTDGRPMDFLTAIVHLVIFWIANALLTPLILLIGLFTDRSRLLHDLLIGTVTVRRDMY, encoded by the coding sequence ATGACCATGCACAACGAAGAACTGAGGCTGCCGAGCAATGACTGGCGCGCCTATCAGGGCGTGCTGTCGCGACGCGTCTTTGCCTTTCTGCTCGATTACGCGATCATCGCGCTCCTCTGGATCCCCGCGGCGGTCGTCGTCTTCTTCCTCGGCATCTTGACGCTCGGCCTCGGCTTCATGCTTTATCCGGCGCTCTTTGCGATCGTCGCCATGCTCTATTTCGGCCTGACGGTCGGTGGCCGCGAACAGGCCTCTCCCGGTATGCGCTTGATGGGCCTGGCGATTGCTCGAACTGATGGACGCCCGATGGACTTCCTGACGGCGATCGTCCACCTCGTCATCTTCTGGATCGCCAACGCGCTGCTGACGCCGCTGATCCTGCTGATCGGCCTTTTCACCGACCGCAGCCGCCTGCTGCACGACCTGCTGATCGGTACCGTCACGGTGCGCCGCGACATGTATTGA